Proteins encoded in a region of the Candidatus Saccharimonadia bacterium genome:
- the tyrS gene encoding tyrosine--tRNA ligase: protein MEELLSRGVDQIVGRAELDQALASDRKLRIKFGVDPTRPDLHIGHAVALRKLRAFQELGHTVIFLIGDYTTKIGDPSGKNKTRPMLSGAEIAANVKTYLDQVGLILDVKKAEIRYNSEWLSKLSFGDLVGLASNVSVAQIIERDDFKNRLDAGIELALHELLYPLMQAYDSVALEADVEFGGTDQLFNLLTGRSLQKKLGQAPQIVFTTELLVGLDGTNKMSKSLDNYVAVTDEPTDMYGKIMSLPDNLIAPYYKLCTEIELAIIDELVKTLAGGANPRDAKASLAREIVRIYHGEAAALKAEASWNATYRDKKGPSDEQIETLKIHAHDSATVIDLLPQLQIVPSRSEVRRLISSAGIRVNGEVVTDETLTLKREDLLQVGKRRFFKLD from the coding sequence ATGGAAGAATTACTCAGCCGCGGCGTCGATCAGATCGTGGGACGGGCCGAACTAGACCAGGCGCTGGCCAGCGACCGTAAACTTCGCATCAAATTCGGCGTCGATCCTACGCGCCCCGATCTGCACATCGGCCACGCTGTAGCCCTGCGCAAACTCCGCGCGTTCCAGGAACTCGGCCACACCGTTATATTCCTGATCGGCGATTACACCACCAAAATCGGCGATCCCTCGGGCAAAAACAAAACCCGGCCGATGCTCTCGGGGGCCGAAATCGCCGCCAACGTCAAAACCTATCTCGATCAGGTCGGCCTCATCCTCGACGTCAAAAAAGCCGAAATCCGCTACAACAGCGAATGGCTGAGCAAACTCAGCTTCGGCGACCTCGTCGGCCTCGCCTCCAACGTGAGCGTGGCCCAAATTATCGAGCGCGACGACTTCAAAAACCGCCTCGACGCGGGCATTGAGCTCGCGCTCCACGAGCTGCTCTACCCGCTCATGCAGGCCTACGACTCCGTGGCGCTCGAAGCCGACGTCGAGTTTGGCGGCACCGACCAGCTCTTCAACCTGCTCACCGGCCGATCACTCCAAAAAAAGCTCGGCCAAGCCCCGCAAATCGTATTCACCACCGAGCTGCTGGTGGGCCTCGACGGTACCAACAAGATGAGCAAAAGCCTCGACAACTATGTGGCCGTCACCGATGAGCCCACAGATATGTACGGCAAAATTATGAGCCTGCCCGATAACCTCATCGCGCCATACTACAAGCTCTGCACCGAAATTGAGCTCGCCATTATCGATGAGCTAGTGAAAACCCTGGCCGGCGGCGCCAATCCCCGCGACGCCAAGGCCTCGCTAGCCCGCGAAATTGTGCGCATCTACCACGGCGAAGCCGCCGCGCTGAAGGCCGAAGCCAGCTGGAACGCCACCTACCGCGACAAAAAAGGGCCCAGCGACGAGCAGATCGAAACTCTGAAAATCCATGCTCACGATTCCGCCACCGTTATCGATTTGCTGCCGCAGCTCCAGATCGTCCCATCTCGCAGCGAGGTTCGTCGGCTTATTAGTTCCGCCGGCATCCGCGTGAATGGCGAAGTCGTCACCGATGAGACCCTCACGCTCAAGCGCGAAGATCTCTTGCAGGTTGGCAAACGCCGCTTCTTTAAGCTTGATTAG
- a CDS encoding transglycosylase domain-containing protein: MAKRHVRKPAKPSQDNTRGAKNHIKNFFLSFTPSRFKAYWLSRDGLRRVAKLAGAGVLFIFLVFLWFAKDLPTPGKINARVTAQTTKFYDSTGNKLIYELYGDQNRSIISFDQIPAVAKNATIAIEDKDFYRHGAFSFVGYLRAGFADLMSRSTHQGGSTITQQYVKNALLDPADHSFSRKIKELILSIEIGARFSKNDILAFYMNEIPFGNRAYGIESACKTFFPMDIDTADKDQHCAKNLKLDQSALLAAILNAPSYFSPFGTHQQELIDRQHIVLDLMVEQGYATRAEADAAKWTVADLATTSTKISHVQNLYANLDPCLAHFVLYTQDVLENKYGTATVTEGGLNVRTTLDYDKQIAGCKAIADNMGNIKALGGSNAALVSTDPKSGHMLAMIGSHDFNDPNSGQFNVATSLRQPGSSFKPIVYSTLFAKNKDAACAKTRDCPTYGPGTTIYDVPTSFGGNPDYHPHNFDNKNNGIITIRKALAGSLNVPAVKALAMAGISNSLQTAQAMGITTLKSADQYGLSLVLGTGEVKPIEMANAYESFANGGLHYEQTPLLMVKDQKGNVMEDNTKPKKPKQALDPQVAGLMADVLSDTVAKQFVFGNSLMLKNICGNNSNTNCVHAGVKTGTTEYFNDGWTVGFTPDVVAAVWVGNNDNAPMRSAAANVAAPVWQQYMNLVVQGKATDAFAKPSELKTVSLDKETGRAVAAGTKNTTVDVFPSWYTPMSSAGGKSAQIDTVSGKLAAECTPDLAKSTVHSSAILPEITKSENPTQYQLWLTALQKAGYSTSGGDLPTESDNAHHCDDAKPVVAITGAGGGGPYNLQIQVTSGLFTANKLEVYFDDQIVSTQVINGSGTYPVSYGPTVTGSHTFKAVVTDAGLYQGSDDQSVNVTGAGGGGFTGLLPTDGSSVNNGPVTFTWGAATGAASYSLYVDNILRGSTSTTSKVVSGLAVGNHTWFVRADTSDATDPLTFKVKP, from the coding sequence ATGGCCAAACGACATGTCCGCAAGCCCGCTAAGCCGTCTCAAGACAACACTCGCGGCGCGAAAAACCATATCAAAAATTTCTTCCTCTCGTTTACGCCCAGCCGGTTCAAGGCTTATTGGCTGAGCCGCGACGGCTTGCGGCGGGTGGCCAAATTGGCCGGCGCCGGTGTGCTGTTTATTTTTTTGGTGTTTTTGTGGTTTGCCAAGGATCTGCCGACGCCGGGCAAGATTAATGCCCGGGTGACCGCCCAGACGACGAAATTTTATGACTCTACCGGCAACAAGCTCATTTATGAGCTTTATGGTGATCAAAACCGCAGCATTATCTCGTTTGACCAAATTCCGGCGGTGGCCAAAAACGCCACCATCGCCATAGAAGACAAAGATTTTTACCGCCACGGGGCCTTTAGTTTCGTGGGGTATTTGCGGGCTGGGTTCGCTGACCTCATGAGCCGCAGCACGCATCAGGGTGGGTCTACTATCACGCAGCAATACGTTAAGAATGCTCTGCTCGACCCGGCCGACCACAGCTTCTCGCGCAAAATTAAAGAGCTAATTTTGTCGATCGAAATTGGGGCGCGCTTCTCGAAGAATGACATTTTGGCGTTTTATATGAACGAAATTCCGTTTGGCAACCGCGCCTATGGGATCGAGAGTGCGTGCAAGACCTTTTTCCCCATGGATATCGATACGGCCGACAAAGACCAGCATTGCGCCAAAAATCTGAAACTGGACCAGTCGGCGTTGCTGGCGGCTATTCTGAACGCCCCATCGTACTTTTCGCCCTTTGGCACACACCAGCAGGAGCTCATCGACCGCCAGCATATCGTGCTCGACCTGATGGTAGAGCAGGGCTACGCGACCCGCGCCGAGGCGGATGCGGCCAAGTGGACCGTGGCCGACCTAGCGACGACGTCTACCAAGATTTCGCATGTTCAGAATCTGTATGCCAACCTCGACCCCTGCCTGGCCCACTTTGTGCTCTACACCCAAGACGTTTTGGAGAACAAATATGGGACAGCTACGGTCACCGAAGGCGGGCTCAATGTGCGCACCACGCTCGATTACGATAAGCAAATTGCCGGCTGCAAGGCGATTGCCGACAATATGGGGAATATAAAAGCGCTGGGGGGTTCAAATGCGGCGCTGGTATCAACCGATCCGAAGAGCGGCCACATGTTGGCCATGATCGGCTCGCACGACTTCAATGATCCCAACAGCGGCCAATTCAACGTGGCTACCTCGCTGCGGCAGCCGGGTTCGAGCTTCAAGCCGATTGTGTATTCTACTTTGTTTGCCAAAAACAAGGATGCGGCCTGTGCCAAAACCCGCGACTGTCCCACGTATGGCCCGGGCACCACGATCTACGACGTGCCGACCAGCTTTGGTGGAAACCCCGATTATCACCCTCACAACTTTGATAACAAAAATAATGGGATCATTACGATTCGCAAAGCCCTGGCCGGTTCGCTCAACGTGCCGGCGGTGAAGGCGCTGGCCATGGCCGGGATTTCCAACTCGCTCCAGACCGCTCAAGCGATGGGCATCACTACGCTCAAGTCGGCCGATCAGTACGGCCTGTCGCTCGTACTGGGCACCGGGGAGGTGAAGCCGATAGAAATGGCAAACGCCTATGAGTCGTTTGCCAACGGGGGCCTGCACTATGAGCAGACGCCGCTGCTGATGGTGAAAGACCAAAAGGGCAACGTGATGGAAGACAACACCAAGCCCAAGAAGCCCAAGCAGGCGCTCGACCCGCAGGTGGCGGGCTTGATGGCCGATGTGCTCAGCGACACCGTTGCCAAGCAATTCGTATTTGGCAACAGCTTGATGCTCAAAAATATTTGTGGCAATAACAGCAACACCAACTGCGTGCACGCGGGGGTAAAAACGGGTACCACCGAGTACTTCAACGATGGCTGGACCGTGGGCTTCACGCCCGATGTAGTGGCTGCGGTGTGGGTGGGCAACAATGACAACGCGCCGATGCGTTCGGCGGCGGCCAACGTGGCGGCGCCGGTGTGGCAGCAGTACATGAACCTGGTGGTGCAGGGCAAGGCTACCGATGCGTTTGCGAAGCCATCGGAGCTCAAGACGGTGTCGCTCGACAAAGAGACCGGGCGGGCGGTGGCGGCGGGCACCAAGAATACTACTGTGGATGTTTTTCCCAGCTGGTACACGCCGATGAGCTCAGCGGGCGGCAAAAGCGCGCAGATCGACACGGTGTCGGGTAAGTTGGCGGCTGAGTGTACGCCGGATCTCGCCAAGAGTACGGTGCACTCGAGCGCAATTCTGCCTGAAATTACCAAAAGCGAAAACCCCACGCAATACCAGCTCTGGTTGACGGCGCTGCAAAAGGCGGGGTATTCGACGAGCGGCGGCGATTTGCCGACCGAGAGCGACAACGCGCATCATTGCGACGATGCGAAACCGGTGGTGGCTATCACGGGCGCGGGTGGGGGCGGGCCGTATAATCTCCAGATACAGGTGACGTCGGGGCTGTTTACCGCCAATAAGCTCGAGGTTTACTTCGATGATCAGATTGTGTCGACCCAGGTTATTAACGGTTCGGGAACGTACCCGGTATCCTATGGGCCTACTGTGACGGGCAGCCATACCTTCAAGGCGGTGGTGACTGACGCCGGGCTGTATCAGGGCAGCGATGACCAAAGCGTGAATGTGACAGGCGCCGGAGGTGGTGGTTTTACGGGACTGCTGCCGACCGATGGCAGCTCAGTCAATAACGGACCGGTGACGTTTACCTGGGGGGCGGCCACGGGGGCGGCGTCGTACAGTTTGTATGTGGATAACATCTTGCGCGGTAGCACCAGCACGACATCCAAAGTGGTCAGCGGCTTGGCGGTGGGCAACCACACTTGGTTTGTGCGCGCCGATACGAGTGACGCGACCGACCCGTTGACATTCAAAGTGAAGCCATAG
- a CDS encoding ABC transporter ATP-binding protein, with protein sequence MSKLRVSLRGVGSFSRTLSRVVAMNWRVSPRLYVLQVVITVVQGLLPLLNAFLVALVLGGIAERVAHPGPIVGLLWLMVAIGLLQFVINQTSYWSFYLDDVFGMQFDLFVQRSLFEKVHALDQTYYEDQAFNNQLNKISQNLSSMRRLNRNFLMAGNSVVQLVSTAIALVAFEPLIALAITLGLIPVLVIEVRTSMAQWRSWDERGNDWRLQWYLRGLLSNVISLREIKLYGLKNALIKRWEQHYRAAHLAQIGIERRAQKQRAIAGVLDIVVSVGSQAWLLLRVMARGSGLGSFVFYRQVIDNYASAGSSLVRNLHTMQESSLYVNDYFEMMALQPRLPEAAEPVVLEPAGPPPRIEFEKVSFRYPGGEHEVLREVSFVLEPGEGLAIVGANGAGKTTLIKLLLRLYDPTSGRILVDGQDLRAINAASWYRRIGALFQDFNRYDSLSVRDNIALGRAATKANSAEVRAAAEEAGANGFIEEYPHTYDQILNRSFKNGIEPSGGQWQRIALARAFYRDASILILDEPTSAIDAKGEFEIFEQIAANQREKSTIIISHRFSTVRNADMIIVLENGTITERGSHEQLVALGGRYHELFELQASGYR encoded by the coding sequence ATGAGCAAATTGAGGGTCAGCCTGCGCGGTGTCGGCAGCTTTTCACGCACGCTGAGCCGGGTAGTAGCTATGAACTGGCGGGTGTCGCCGCGACTGTATGTGTTGCAGGTAGTAATAACGGTGGTTCAGGGTCTTTTGCCCCTCCTAAACGCCTTTTTGGTGGCGCTGGTGCTCGGCGGCATCGCTGAGCGCGTGGCGCATCCGGGACCGATTGTGGGCCTTTTGTGGCTCATGGTGGCGATTGGTTTGTTGCAATTTGTGATTAACCAAACGAGCTACTGGAGTTTTTATCTCGATGATGTTTTCGGTATGCAGTTTGATTTGTTTGTGCAGCGGAGTCTGTTTGAAAAGGTTCACGCGCTCGATCAAACCTATTACGAAGACCAGGCCTTCAATAACCAGCTCAACAAGATTAGTCAGAATTTGTCATCGATGCGGCGACTCAACCGCAATTTTTTGATGGCGGGCAATAGTGTGGTGCAGCTGGTGTCGACGGCGATTGCGCTGGTGGCGTTCGAGCCGTTGATTGCGCTGGCGATTACGCTGGGGCTGATTCCGGTGCTCGTGATCGAGGTGCGCACGAGCATGGCGCAATGGCGCAGCTGGGACGAGCGCGGCAACGACTGGCGGCTGCAGTGGTACCTGCGGGGGTTGCTGTCGAACGTGATCAGCCTGCGGGAAATTAAATTGTACGGGCTCAAAAACGCGCTCATCAAACGCTGGGAGCAGCACTACCGAGCGGCGCATTTGGCTCAAATTGGTATCGAGCGGCGCGCTCAAAAGCAGCGGGCCATTGCCGGCGTGCTCGACATTGTGGTGAGCGTGGGGTCGCAGGCCTGGTTGCTCCTGCGCGTGATGGCGCGCGGGTCGGGTCTGGGGAGCTTCGTGTTTTATCGCCAGGTGATTGACAACTACGCCAGTGCTGGCTCGAGTCTCGTGCGCAACCTGCACACGATGCAGGAGAGTAGCTTGTATGTGAATGATTACTTCGAGATGATGGCGCTTCAGCCGCGACTGCCCGAGGCGGCCGAGCCGGTGGTGCTCGAACCGGCCGGGCCGCCGCCCCGGATTGAATTTGAGAAGGTAAGTTTTCGCTACCCCGGGGGCGAGCATGAGGTGTTGCGGGAGGTGTCGTTTGTGCTCGAGCCCGGGGAGGGCCTGGCGATCGTGGGGGCGAATGGCGCCGGCAAAACTACGCTTATTAAACTGCTCTTGCGGCTCTACGATCCGACGTCGGGACGAATTCTGGTGGATGGCCAGGATTTGCGCGCGATCAATGCAGCCAGCTGGTACCGACGCATCGGGGCGCTGTTTCAGGATTTTAACCGCTACGATTCCTTGAGCGTGCGCGACAATATCGCGCTCGGCCGGGCCGCCACCAAGGCCAATTCGGCCGAAGTGCGGGCAGCGGCTGAGGAGGCGGGCGCCAACGGCTTTATCGAGGAGTATCCGCATACGTACGACCAGATTCTCAATCGCAGTTTCAAGAACGGCATTGAGCCGTCGGGCGGGCAATGGCAGCGCATCGCGCTGGCGCGAGCGTTTTACCGCGATGCCAGCATTCTGATACTCGATGAGCCGACGTCGGCGATTGACGCCAAAGGCGAGTTTGAGATCTTTGAGCAAATTGCGGCCAACCAGCGCGAGAAATCAACCATCATTATCTCGCATCGGTTTAGCACGGTGCGCAACGCCGACATGATTATTGTGCTTGAGAACGGCACCATTACGGAGCGCGGGAGCCACGAACAGCTCGTGGCGCTGGGTGGGCGGTACCATGAGCTCTTTGAGCTACAGGCCTCGGGATACCGCTAG
- a CDS encoding PIN domain-containing protein: MTVSLAVVSVLLIVLALLRLRHVSLQGLVFGLSGAIIGLLLGALASVPLSKLPDPVGNVLPLAVSLALTLIVMGAVLSRRRALLAAMPFLDVKSRTVVQPAVAEPEPVAPAEPTLPQILVDTSVIIDGRIADIAAAGFVPGRLTVPRFVLAELQNIADSDDAMRRGRGRRGLDVLNTLRELPDVETSIIEDDVPGVREVDAKLVALAQRFSCNVLTTDYNLNRVAQIQGVRVLNVNELSNAIRPVVLPGEELLVRVVQPGKERNQGVGYLADGTMIVVENGDKLIGQEVSTEVTRVFQTVAGKMIFAVPRHGLGGAPAAAATPIAADPTTTPAPAAAPVAPAAAPTAPPADKDAAQRKNRFGRHRGRGNGNKPGPAAGGQDGQSLEDRVIAATTPPNE; this comes from the coding sequence ATGACCGTTTCTCTCGCCGTCGTCAGTGTATTACTAATAGTACTAGCGCTGCTGCGGCTGCGGCATGTCTCGCTGCAGGGGCTCGTATTTGGCCTCAGCGGAGCCATAATCGGCCTGCTGCTGGGCGCTCTGGCCAGCGTTCCGCTCAGCAAACTGCCCGACCCGGTCGGTAATGTCTTGCCGCTGGCGGTATCGCTGGCGCTGACGCTCATCGTGATGGGCGCCGTGCTTTCACGGCGGCGGGCTTTGCTGGCCGCCATGCCGTTTCTGGATGTTAAATCGCGCACTGTGGTTCAGCCGGCCGTAGCCGAGCCCGAACCCGTTGCTCCAGCTGAGCCCACGCTGCCCCAAATTCTCGTCGACACCTCGGTGATCATCGACGGCCGCATCGCCGATATTGCCGCCGCCGGCTTTGTGCCCGGCCGCCTCACGGTGCCGCGGTTTGTGCTGGCCGAGCTCCAAAACATCGCCGACTCCGACGACGCCATGCGACGGGGCCGCGGCCGCCGGGGCCTAGACGTGCTCAACACCCTGCGCGAGCTACCCGATGTCGAGACCTCGATCATCGAGGACGATGTCCCGGGCGTACGCGAAGTCGACGCCAAGCTGGTGGCCCTGGCTCAGCGATTTAGCTGCAACGTGCTCACTACCGACTACAATCTCAACCGCGTCGCCCAGATTCAGGGCGTGCGGGTGCTCAACGTCAATGAACTTTCCAACGCTATCCGCCCGGTGGTGCTGCCCGGCGAGGAGCTGCTAGTCCGCGTGGTCCAGCCCGGCAAAGAGCGCAACCAAGGTGTGGGATACCTGGCCGACGGTACTATGATCGTCGTTGAAAACGGCGACAAACTCATCGGCCAAGAAGTGTCTACCGAGGTCACCCGCGTCTTCCAGACCGTCGCCGGCAAAATGATCTTTGCCGTGCCGCGCCATGGCCTGGGCGGCGCCCCGGCTGCGGCGGCCACGCCCATCGCCGCCGACCCCACCACCACGCCGGCCCCCGCTGCCGCTCCCGTAGCCCCCGCGGCTGCCCCCACCGCCCCCCCGGCCGACAAAGACGCCGCCCAGCGCAAGAATCGCTTCGGCCGCCACCGGGGGCGCGGCAACGGCAACAAACCGGGCCCGGCGGCTGGTGGCCAAGACGGCCAGTCGCTCGAAGACCGTGTCATCGCCGCCACCACCCCGCCAAACGAGTAA
- the radA gene encoding DNA repair protein RadA, whose product MAKLSTKYVCQTCAAVYSRWMGRCEQCGTWNSLVEEVQAASAGGFGKTRSAAALKPTTMADVTAEHSPRRTTGLAEVDQVLGGGLVPGSVILLSGDPGIGKSTLVLQIAAAVASRERVLYVSGEESTAQIRLRAERLELAGSSLELLAGTGVDAIAATIDQGDYGLVIIDSIQTMAVEALTGSPGTVGQITASAQALTAVAKRRGPAMLIIGHVTKEGNIAGPKILEHLVDVVLYLEGERYGAFKALRGVKNRFGSTSEVGIFEMGEHGLVPVPNPSEALLAERRPASGSVVLATLEGSRPLLVEVQALVSPTPFGYPKRTAVGFDLNRLNLLVAVLGRRAGLNLSSSDIYVNVVGGLRVTEPAADLAIILSVASALQDTQVPQGLVAFGEVGLSGEVRSVAQSAVRVAEAARLGYKFAIGPAFGAARGLTGVADVAAAVKLLRTSKH is encoded by the coding sequence ATGGCAAAACTTTCTACCAAATATGTCTGCCAAACCTGCGCCGCCGTTTATTCCCGATGGATGGGTCGTTGCGAGCAATGCGGCACCTGGAACTCGCTCGTCGAAGAAGTGCAGGCTGCGTCGGCCGGCGGTTTCGGCAAGACGCGCTCCGCCGCCGCGCTCAAGCCCACCACCATGGCCGACGTTACCGCCGAGCATTCACCGCGCCGCACCACGGGCCTGGCCGAAGTCGACCAGGTACTGGGCGGCGGCCTCGTGCCGGGTTCGGTGATCTTGCTCTCGGGTGATCCCGGCATCGGCAAGAGCACCCTGGTGCTGCAGATCGCCGCCGCCGTGGCCAGCCGCGAGCGCGTGCTCTATGTGAGCGGCGAAGAGAGCACAGCGCAAATCCGGCTGCGAGCCGAGCGCCTCGAGCTCGCGGGCAGCAGCCTGGAGCTCCTCGCCGGCACGGGCGTGGACGCGATCGCCGCGACGATTGATCAGGGCGACTACGGCCTCGTGATTATCGATTCCATCCAAACCATGGCTGTAGAGGCGCTCACCGGCTCGCCCGGCACCGTCGGCCAAATCACCGCCAGCGCCCAGGCGCTCACGGCCGTGGCCAAGCGCCGCGGGCCGGCCATGCTCATCATTGGTCACGTCACCAAAGAGGGCAATATTGCCGGGCCCAAAATTCTCGAACATCTCGTGGATGTCGTGTTGTACCTCGAAGGCGAGCGCTACGGCGCCTTCAAGGCCCTGCGCGGCGTTAAAAATCGGTTTGGTTCCACCAGTGAGGTCGGCATCTTCGAAATGGGGGAGCACGGCCTCGTGCCCGTCCCCAATCCGTCCGAGGCCCTGCTCGCCGAGCGCCGCCCGGCCTCCGGATCGGTGGTGCTGGCCACTCTCGAGGGCAGCCGGCCGTTACTCGTTGAGGTCCAGGCGCTGGTCTCGCCCACGCCGTTTGGTTACCCCAAACGCACCGCCGTTGGCTTTGACCTCAACCGCCTCAACTTGCTCGTAGCCGTGCTGGGTAGACGCGCCGGTCTCAATTTGAGTTCATCCGACATCTATGTTAATGTAGTGGGCGGATTGCGGGTCACCGAGCCGGCCGCAGATTTAGCAATTATTTTATCCGTAGCTTCGGCTCTCCAAGACACGCAGGTCCCCCAAGGGCTCGTCGCCTTCGGCGAAGTAGGACTCAGCGGCGAAGTTCGGTCAGTGGCCCAGTCCGCCGTCCGCGTGGCCGAGGCCGCTCGCCTCGGGTACAAATTCGCCATCGGACCGGCCTTTGGCGCGGCCCGCGGCCTCACCGGAGTGGCCGACGTCGCTGCGGCCGTCAAGCTCCTGCGTACCAGCAAGCATTAA
- the recG gene encoding ATP-dependent DNA helicase RecG, whose amino-acid sequence MDQPTPASTHDWQQRPIGSLKGVGAEVERKLERLGIATLGDLARHYPRRYDDFSKIMPIRMMRPGNVTFRGEIERVASRYARARKLHLTEAIISDGTGTVKAIWFNQPYLAKTIPTGTPVLVSGQLKFVSNDLALQSPAIEAVAPGRITKDTARIVPVYPETDGLSSKQLRGLVQQLLPLINTLDETLPESVTTSAKLAPLPKALRDIHFPATQAALTKGRHRLAFEELWFLMLTALVIKHEIKTETAPQVPFDVEAAKAFVGALDFELTPAQKRAAWQIFQDLARDQPMNRLLEGDVGSGKTVVATMSAYMALRGGFQAALMVPTEILARQHAAKLTPLLQRLGYDVVVVLGKQPAAERAAAAERIGAGGALLVIGTQALLGDKLAMPNLGLVIIDEQHRFGVGQRAGLKAKAGRLPHLLSMTATPIPRSLQLTVYGELDISVIETLPPGRKPITTKVLDAPQRDKAYTFINEQIDAGRQAFVVCPLIDDSPLLEAKSATAEYDRLAKGPFAHRRLGLLHGRLSPTEKQAVMDQFAAGELDVLVATSVIEVGIDVPNAAVMLIEGAERFGLAALHQLRGRIGRGEHPSHCFLVASSKAPGTLERLRALEKSQDGFRLAQIDLELRGPGQIYGRRQHGTLDVQLADTTDVKFLAAVRGEALKFLSDPAAMIKYPEVAAKVNALKAVTSLD is encoded by the coding sequence ATGGATCAACCCACTCCCGCATCTACCCACGATTGGCAGCAGCGTCCCATTGGTTCGCTTAAGGGCGTCGGGGCCGAGGTCGAGCGCAAACTCGAGCGGCTCGGCATCGCCACGCTCGGCGACCTAGCGCGGCATTACCCCCGGCGTTACGACGATTTCTCCAAGATCATGCCTATCCGCATGATGCGCCCAGGCAACGTCACCTTCCGGGGCGAAATTGAGCGCGTCGCCAGCCGCTACGCCCGCGCCCGCAAATTGCACCTCACCGAGGCCATCATCTCGGACGGCACCGGCACGGTCAAAGCCATTTGGTTCAATCAGCCCTACCTCGCCAAAACCATCCCCACCGGCACTCCCGTGCTCGTGAGCGGCCAGCTCAAATTCGTCAGCAACGACCTAGCGCTGCAGTCGCCGGCCATCGAGGCCGTGGCGCCGGGCCGCATCACCAAAGACACCGCCCGCATCGTGCCCGTGTATCCCGAAACCGACGGTCTCTCGAGCAAACAGCTGCGGGGGTTGGTGCAACAACTCTTGCCGCTCATTAATACCCTTGATGAGACGCTTCCGGAATCCGTTACCACCTCCGCCAAGCTCGCACCACTGCCCAAGGCTCTGCGTGACATTCATTTTCCGGCCACCCAGGCCGCCCTCACCAAGGGTCGGCATCGCTTGGCATTCGAGGAGCTGTGGTTTTTGATGCTCACCGCGCTCGTCATCAAGCACGAAATCAAAACCGAAACCGCCCCGCAGGTGCCGTTCGATGTCGAAGCCGCCAAGGCTTTCGTGGGCGCACTCGACTTTGAACTCACTCCGGCCCAAAAACGCGCTGCCTGGCAAATTTTTCAGGACCTCGCCCGCGACCAGCCCATGAACCGGCTGCTCGAAGGCGACGTCGGCTCGGGCAAAACCGTGGTCGCTACCATGAGTGCCTACATGGCGCTGCGCGGCGGTTTCCAGGCCGCGCTCATGGTGCCCACCGAAATTCTCGCCCGCCAACACGCCGCCAAGCTCACCCCGCTGCTCCAGCGGCTGGGCTACGACGTGGTCGTGGTGCTCGGCAAGCAGCCGGCCGCCGAGCGCGCCGCGGCCGCCGAGCGCATCGGCGCGGGCGGCGCGCTGCTCGTCATCGGCACCCAGGCGCTGCTCGGCGACAAGCTCGCCATGCCAAATCTCGGCCTCGTCATCATCGACGAGCAGCACCGCTTTGGCGTGGGCCAACGTGCTGGCCTCAAGGCCAAAGCCGGCCGCCTGCCGCACCTGCTCTCCATGACCGCCACGCCCATTCCGCGCAGCCTCCAGCTCACGGTGTACGGCGAGCTCGACATCTCGGTGATCGAAACGCTGCCGCCGGGCCGCAAACCCATCACCACCAAAGTGCTCGACGCTCCCCAGCGCGACAAGGCCTACACGTTTATCAATGAGCAAATTGACGCCGGCCGACAAGCCTTCGTCGTATGCCCTCTCATCGACGATTCACCGCTCCTGGAAGCCAAAAGTGCCACCGCCGAATACGACCGCCTGGCCAAGGGGCCCTTTGCCCACCGCCGCCTCGGCCTGCTCCACGGCCGCCTCAGTCCCACTGAAAAGCAGGCCGTCATGGATCAATTCGCCGCCGGCGAACTCGACGTACTCGTTGCCACAAGCGTTATCGAAGTGGGTATCGACGTCCCCAACGCCGCGGTGATGCTCATCGAAGGCGCCGAGCGGTTTGGCCTGGCTGCGCTCCATCAGCTGCGCGGGCGCATCGGCCGCGGAGAACACCCCTCGCACTGCTTCCTGGTAGCCAGCTCCAAAGCCCCGGGCACGCTCGAACGCCTGCGCGCGCTCGAAAAATCTCAAGACGGCTTCCGGCTGGCCCAAATTGACCTCGAACTCCGTGGGCCTGGTCAAATCTACGGCCGCCGTCAGCATGGCACGCTCGACGTGCAGTTGGCCGACACCACCGACGTCAAATTCCTAGCCGCCGTCCGCGGTGAAGCCCTCAAATTCCTCTCCGATCCCGCCGCCATGATAAAATACCCGGAGGTAGCCGCCAAAGTAAACGCGCTCAAAGCCGTTACCTCATTAGATTAA